The Elusimicrobiota bacterium genome window below encodes:
- the dnaJ gene encoding molecular chaperone DnaJ — protein MSTKKDYYEVLGIAKTAQKTEIEQAYRKLAVQYHPDRVAPDKKEEARERFKEITEAYAVLFDDNKRKLYDQYGHAGIDGNYTNEDIFRGVNFDNIFHDMGGGRGGNEDFFGTIFDFFGNSSGRSAGRSRKGPGRGSDLEIPQTVTLEEAYKGVEKPIQYYKTETCNTCKGTGAEPRTTKKICPVCRGTGQQTASMGGYFTFSQPCQKCHGEGEIIEIPCGDCKGRGKVRKSEQITVKIPKGVDNGTSIRVRGKGEAGERGGPGGDLYVSIRVQPDNNFERKGDDLYTEVKIPFPIAALGGEADVPTFEDKLRMKIPPGTQSNKNFRIKEKGMPNVHTEKQGDFYVQVIIDVPTKLTELQKEILREFNRTLNK, from the coding sequence ATGAGCACAAAAAAAGATTATTATGAAGTTCTGGGCATTGCGAAAACTGCCCAGAAAACCGAGATAGAACAGGCTTACAGAAAGCTTGCAGTCCAGTATCACCCGGACCGGGTTGCTCCTGATAAAAAAGAAGAAGCCCGGGAAAGGTTCAAAGAGATTACTGAGGCCTATGCGGTGCTTTTTGACGACAATAAGCGCAAACTTTATGACCAATACGGCCATGCCGGTATAGACGGGAACTATACCAACGAAGATATATTCCGCGGGGTAAATTTTGACAATATATTTCACGATATGGGAGGCGGCCGCGGCGGCAATGAAGATTTCTTCGGCACCATATTTGATTTTTTTGGAAATAGCTCCGGCAGGTCTGCCGGACGTTCAAGAAAAGGCCCGGGCCGCGGTTCTGACCTTGAAATTCCCCAGACAGTAACTCTTGAAGAAGCATATAAAGGCGTAGAAAAACCTATTCAGTACTATAAAACAGAAACCTGTAACACCTGCAAGGGGACAGGCGCAGAACCCAGAACCACAAAAAAAATATGCCCGGTTTGCAGGGGCACAGGCCAGCAGACAGCTTCTATGGGCGGCTATTTTACTTTTTCCCAGCCCTGCCAGAAATGTCATGGCGAAGGCGAAATTATAGAAATACCCTGCGGCGATTGTAAAGGCAGGGGAAAAGTAAGAAAGAGCGAACAGATAACCGTAAAAATTCCAAAAGGTGTTGATAACGGCACCAGCATAAGAGTGCGTGGCAAAGGCGAAGCCGGCGAGCGGGGTGGCCCCGGAGGCGACCTTTATGTTTCAATCAGGGTTCAGCCTGATAATAATTTCGAGCGTAAAGGCGATGATTTATATACCGAAGTAAAAATACCCTTTCCAATCGCGGCGCTCGGCGGCGAAGCGGACGTACCGACTTTCGAAGATAAACTTAGGATGAAAATTCCGCCAGGCACGCAGTCAAATAAAAATTTCCGTATAAAAGAAAAAGGGATGCCTAACGTTCATACTGAAAAACAGGGCGACTTTTATGTCCAGGTAATAATAGACGTGCCTACAAAGCTTACAGAACTTCAAAAAGAAATTCTCCGGGAATTCAATAGAACGCTGAATAAATAG